The Microbacterium paraoxydans genome includes a window with the following:
- a CDS encoding DUF4032 domain-containing protein, whose protein sequence is MQESLRITAKTVDPGLLALPWSTPLEKWPSEHIVSLPKGLSRHLVRFADLSGRVVAVKETTTEMARREYEMLGNLSRLDVPCVERVAVIAGRTDSSGAPLPAALVTSHLRFSMPYRALFTRVLRPDTATRLVDALALLLVRLHNVGFYWGDVSLSNTLFRRDAGAFAAYLVDAETGELHEEGLTDGQRAYDLDLARTNIAGEIMDLAAGGRLEHGVDAVAIADGIVSSYRSLWAELTAQESFSAAETWRITERVERLNALGFDIDEMSMSTTADGTVVEIQPKVVDAGHHQRRLIRLTGLDVEENQARRLLNDLDEFRARSTKQWADEEMYAHEWLTRVFEPVVRAIPYDLRAKLEPAEVFHQVLEHRWYLSQAQGRSVALAEVLTSYINDVLRHRRDEATIMGPPTETMGLPVVTGTLALGDDDEVDWRDLV, encoded by the coding sequence ATGCAGGAATCCCTCCGGATCACCGCCAAGACGGTCGACCCCGGTCTGCTCGCTCTGCCCTGGTCGACGCCTCTGGAGAAGTGGCCCTCCGAGCACATCGTCTCGCTGCCCAAGGGCCTCTCCCGCCACCTCGTGCGCTTCGCGGATCTCTCCGGGCGCGTGGTGGCGGTGAAGGAGACGACGACCGAGATGGCGCGCCGGGAGTACGAGATGCTCGGCAACCTGTCGCGACTCGACGTGCCGTGCGTGGAGCGCGTCGCGGTGATCGCGGGGCGCACCGACTCGTCGGGGGCGCCGCTCCCCGCGGCGCTGGTCACCTCACATCTGCGCTTCTCGATGCCGTACCGGGCCCTCTTCACCCGGGTGCTCCGCCCGGACACGGCCACGCGCCTCGTCGACGCGCTCGCCCTGCTGCTCGTGCGTCTGCACAACGTGGGCTTCTACTGGGGAGACGTCTCGCTCTCGAACACGCTGTTCCGCCGGGACGCCGGGGCCTTCGCGGCGTACCTCGTCGACGCGGAGACCGGCGAGCTGCACGAAGAGGGCCTCACCGACGGTCAGCGCGCCTACGACCTGGACCTCGCGCGCACGAACATCGCCGGGGAGATCATGGATCTCGCCGCGGGCGGCCGCCTGGAGCACGGGGTCGACGCCGTCGCCATCGCGGACGGCATCGTGTCGTCCTACCGCTCCCTCTGGGCCGAGCTCACCGCGCAGGAGTCCTTCTCCGCCGCCGAGACGTGGCGCATCACGGAACGTGTCGAGCGGCTCAACGCCCTCGGCTTCGACATCGACGAGATGTCGATGTCGACGACCGCCGACGGCACGGTGGTGGAGATCCAGCCCAAGGTCGTCGACGCCGGGCACCACCAGCGCCGACTCATCCGCCTCACCGGTCTCGACGTCGAGGAGAACCAGGCCCGGCGGCTCCTCAACGACCTCGACGAGTTCCGTGCCCGCTCCACCAAGCAGTGGGCGGACGAGGAGATGTACGCGCACGAGTGGCTCACGCGCGTCTTCGAGCCCGTCGTCCGCGCGATCCCCTACGACCTGCGCGCCAAGCTGGAGCCGGCCGAGGTGTTCCACCAGGTGCTGGAGCACCGCTGGTACCTGTCGCAGGCGCAGGGACGCTCTGTCGCCCTCGCGGAGGTGCTGACGAGCTACATCAACGATGTGCTCCGCCACCGGCGCGACGAGGCCACCATCATGGGGCCGCCGACCGAGACGATGGGCCTCCCCGTCGTCACCGGCACGCTGGCGCTCGGCGACGACGACGAGGTGGACTGGCGCGACCTCGTCTGA
- a CDS encoding NAD(P)-dependent oxidoreductase, giving the protein MARIIVLGGTGYAGRHIVAEAVSRDHAVVAISRSTPADPVAGAAYVQGSALDPATLTEAFAGADAVVSALSPRGDMEDRVLEALTNVVALLDGTETRLGVVGGAGGSLVAPGGPRLFDQGFPEEYKHEAQVGIDSLALLERTAESLDWFFVHPAEVFGPWAEGDRTGHYRDGGDVLVRGEDGKSYISGADFAVAIVDEIEQGNHHRERFTVGY; this is encoded by the coding sequence ATGGCCCGCATCATCGTCCTGGGAGGAACCGGCTACGCCGGGCGCCACATCGTCGCGGAGGCGGTGAGCCGCGATCACGCGGTCGTCGCCATCTCGCGCTCGACCCCCGCGGATCCGGTCGCGGGTGCGGCGTACGTGCAGGGGTCCGCGCTCGACCCCGCGACGCTGACCGAGGCGTTCGCGGGTGCGGATGCCGTGGTCTCCGCGCTCTCGCCGCGCGGTGACATGGAGGACCGTGTCCTCGAGGCGCTGACGAACGTGGTCGCGCTGCTCGACGGCACCGAGACCCGGCTCGGGGTCGTGGGCGGCGCGGGCGGCAGCCTCGTCGCGCCCGGTGGCCCCCGACTGTTCGATCAGGGGTTCCCCGAGGAGTACAAGCACGAGGCGCAGGTCGGCATCGACTCGCTCGCGCTCCTGGAGCGCACCGCGGAGAGCCTGGACTGGTTCTTCGTGCACCCGGCCGAGGTCTTCGGGCCGTGGGCCGAGGGGGACCGCACCGGACACTACCGGGACGGTGGTGACGTCCTCGTCCGCGGCGAGGACGGGAAGTCGTACATCTCCGGGGCGGACTTCGCCGTCGCGATCGTCGACGAGATCGAGCAGGGCAACCACCACCGCGAGCGGTTCACGGTCGGCTACTGA
- the rlmB gene encoding 23S rRNA (guanosine(2251)-2'-O)-methyltransferase RlmB, producing the protein MAKPGRPGASKGNKKGPTKGTGGLGRKALEGRGPTPKAEDRAWHPAGKRKAAAERYAAAGGKGKPGGRPASGGNPNRSARSKDNTTDTETVTGRNSVLEALRAKIPATAMYIAQRVEMDDRVKEMLSIATHRDIPVLEVTRQELDRMAGFDGVHQGVALKVPPYEYAHPQDLLEQVIDRGETPLFVALDGITDPRNLGAIIRSTAAFGGHGIILPQRRSAGVNSAAWKTSAGAAARIPVALASNLTTQLKEFKKQGVFVLGLDGDGDVSLPALELADRPVVIVVGSEGKGLSRLVTETCDQIVSIPISAATESLNAGIAASVALYQVATVRAAD; encoded by the coding sequence ATGGCTAAGCCAGGGCGCCCCGGCGCGAGCAAGGGAAACAAGAAGGGCCCGACCAAGGGCACCGGCGGTCTCGGGCGCAAGGCGCTCGAGGGGCGCGGGCCCACGCCGAAGGCGGAGGACCGCGCGTGGCACCCCGCCGGTAAGCGCAAGGCCGCGGCCGAGCGCTACGCGGCTGCGGGCGGAAAGGGCAAGCCCGGTGGGCGCCCCGCCTCCGGAGGCAATCCGAACCGCAGCGCCCGGTCGAAGGACAACACCACCGACACCGAGACGGTCACCGGGCGCAACTCCGTGCTCGAGGCGCTGCGCGCGAAGATCCCGGCGACGGCGATGTACATCGCGCAGCGCGTCGAGATGGACGACCGCGTCAAGGAGATGCTGTCGATCGCGACCCACCGCGACATCCCGGTGCTCGAGGTCACCCGCCAGGAGCTCGACCGCATGGCCGGCTTCGACGGCGTGCACCAGGGCGTCGCCCTCAAGGTGCCGCCGTACGAGTACGCGCACCCGCAGGACCTCCTGGAGCAGGTCATCGACCGCGGCGAGACGCCGCTGTTCGTCGCCCTCGACGGCATCACGGACCCGCGCAACCTCGGTGCGATCATCCGCTCGACGGCGGCGTTCGGCGGCCACGGCATCATCCTGCCGCAGCGCCGTTCCGCCGGTGTGAACTCCGCGGCGTGGAAGACGAGTGCGGGCGCGGCGGCGCGCATCCCGGTCGCCCTGGCGTCGAACCTCACCACGCAGCTCAAGGAGTTCAAGAAGCAGGGCGTGTTCGTGCTCGGACTCGACGGTGACGGCGACGTCTCGCTGCCCGCGCTGGAGCTGGCGGACCGTCCCGTCGTCATCGTCGTGGGCTCGGAGGGCAAGGGCCTGTCCCGCCTCGTGACCGAGACCTGCGACCAGATCGTCTCCATCCCCATCTCCGCGGCGACCGAGTCGCTGAACGCCGGCATCGCGGCCTCGGTCGCGCTGTACCAGGTCGCGACCGTCCGCGCCGCGGACTGA
- the cysS gene encoding cysteine--tRNA ligase, giving the protein MTLRLYDTRAQLLRDFVPLDPENITMYVCGPTVQSGPHIGHVRAALSFDLLRRWLTHRHGRVTFVRNVTDIDDKVLANATDAEPWWALAYRMEQEFAAAYAGIGILPPTYEPRATASVPQMQELIALLIDRGHAYPAPDGSGDVYFDVRSWPSYGDLTHQSVDAMEAAQDADPRGKRNPQDFALWKGAKPDEPADATWASPWGPGRPGWHIECSAMAKRYLGAEFDIHGGGLDLRFPHHENELAQSTAAGDGFARYWVHNGLVTVEGQKMSKSLGNFTLARDVLAERDPLVVRYALAAAHYRSSLDLSESSWAEADAALGRIRSFLDRALRAAGEEIGAEDARSLPDAFVEAMDDDLGVPQALAVVHESVRSGNSALDAGDTGTALDAARAVLAMTGILGLDPRTGSGAAGGAQAAALDALVQEMIAQRATARAEKDWAAADRIRDAIAAAGITLEDTPAGTHWSIDG; this is encoded by the coding sequence GTGACTCTCCGCCTCTACGACACCCGCGCACAGCTGCTGCGCGACTTCGTGCCTCTCGATCCCGAGAACATCACGATGTACGTGTGCGGACCCACCGTGCAGTCCGGCCCGCACATCGGCCACGTCCGCGCGGCCCTGAGCTTCGATCTCCTGCGCCGCTGGCTGACGCACCGCCACGGCCGCGTGACCTTCGTGCGCAACGTCACCGACATCGACGACAAGGTGCTCGCCAACGCCACGGACGCCGAGCCGTGGTGGGCGCTCGCCTACCGGATGGAGCAGGAGTTCGCCGCGGCCTACGCCGGCATCGGCATCCTGCCGCCCACGTACGAGCCGCGGGCGACGGCCTCCGTCCCGCAGATGCAGGAGCTCATCGCGCTGCTCATCGACCGGGGCCACGCGTATCCCGCTCCCGACGGGTCGGGCGACGTGTACTTCGATGTGCGCTCCTGGCCGTCCTACGGCGATCTCACCCATCAGTCGGTGGACGCGATGGAGGCGGCGCAGGACGCCGACCCGCGGGGCAAGCGCAACCCCCAGGACTTCGCCCTGTGGAAGGGGGCCAAGCCCGACGAGCCCGCCGACGCGACCTGGGCGTCGCCGTGGGGGCCGGGGCGTCCGGGCTGGCACATCGAGTGCTCGGCCATGGCGAAGCGGTACCTCGGCGCGGAGTTCGACATCCACGGCGGCGGCCTCGACCTGCGGTTCCCTCATCACGAGAACGAGCTCGCGCAGTCGACGGCCGCGGGTGACGGCTTCGCCCGCTACTGGGTGCACAACGGCCTCGTGACCGTCGAGGGCCAGAAGATGTCGAAATCCCTCGGCAACTTCACCCTCGCGCGGGACGTGCTCGCGGAGCGGGATCCGCTGGTCGTGCGCTACGCCCTCGCCGCCGCGCACTACCGGTCGAGCCTCGACCTCTCGGAATCGTCCTGGGCGGAGGCGGACGCGGCGCTCGGCCGTATCCGCTCCTTCCTCGATCGCGCGCTCCGCGCGGCCGGCGAGGAGATCGGTGCCGAGGACGCGCGGAGCCTGCCCGACGCCTTCGTCGAGGCGATGGACGACGATCTCGGCGTGCCCCAGGCGCTGGCCGTCGTGCACGAGAGCGTGCGGAGCGGGAACTCGGCGCTGGACGCGGGCGACACCGGCACGGCCCTGGACGCGGCGCGGGCGGTGCTCGCCATGACCGGGATCCTCGGTCTGGACCCGCGCACGGGATCGGGCGCCGCCGGGGGCGCGCAGGCAGCGGCGCTGGACGCGCTGGTGCAGGAGATGATCGCGCAGCGCGCCACCGCGCGCGCGGAGAAGGACTGGGCGGCGGCGGATCGCATCCGTGACGCGATCGCCGCCGCAGGAATCACGCTGGAGGACACTCCGGCCGGAACTCATTGGAGTATCGATGGCTAA
- the ispD gene encoding 2-C-methyl-D-erythritol 4-phosphate cytidylyltransferase, translating into MSILPVPHTAIIVVAAGSGTRLEAGAPKAFVGIDGRTILRHALDGVFAAAPLQVVVVAPAGYEGDAETELREAAGDRADLGRVVTGGATRQESVAAGLAALWGDVTTVLVHDAARALTPPGVIDAVAAAVVADAGAVPSLPVVDTLKRVADGLVVGAVDRAELAAAQTPQGFPRALLEAAYAEATARGAEYTDDAALFAAAGNTVRLVPGSERSFKITTPADLERARLLVATSSGSPASAARPSTPVGGAPRVGIGTDVHAFGGDGPLWLAGLEWPGERALSGHSDGDAVAHAIVDALLGAAGLGDIGEHFGTAHPEYAGAHADVFLSRTAELLAEAGFAIGNVSVQFQGNRPRFSGRRGEAEAALSAALGGAPVAVTATTTDGLGFPGRGEGIAVTAVAVVTPRPERSLSAPAE; encoded by the coding sequence GTGAGCATCCTCCCCGTCCCGCATACCGCGATCATCGTCGTCGCCGCCGGCTCCGGCACCCGTCTCGAGGCCGGAGCGCCCAAGGCGTTCGTCGGCATCGACGGCCGCACCATCCTGCGGCACGCCCTCGACGGCGTCTTCGCGGCGGCGCCCTTGCAGGTCGTGGTCGTCGCGCCCGCAGGCTACGAAGGCGACGCGGAGACGGAGCTGCGGGAGGCCGCCGGCGATCGTGCCGACCTGGGCCGCGTGGTCACCGGAGGGGCGACGCGGCAGGAGTCGGTCGCCGCGGGGCTCGCCGCCCTGTGGGGGGACGTCACGACGGTGCTCGTGCACGACGCGGCGCGCGCCCTCACGCCGCCCGGCGTCATCGACGCGGTGGCGGCGGCCGTGGTCGCCGATGCCGGTGCGGTGCCGAGCCTGCCTGTCGTGGACACGCTCAAGCGCGTCGCGGACGGTCTCGTCGTCGGTGCCGTGGATCGTGCGGAGCTCGCGGCCGCGCAGACTCCGCAGGGCTTCCCGCGCGCGCTGCTGGAAGCGGCGTACGCGGAGGCGACCGCCCGGGGTGCCGAGTACACCGACGACGCCGCGCTCTTCGCCGCGGCCGGGAACACCGTGCGCCTGGTGCCGGGTTCCGAGCGTTCGTTCAAGATCACCACTCCCGCCGACCTGGAGCGCGCCCGCCTCCTCGTCGCGACGTCGTCGGGATCGCCCGCCTCGGCGGCGCGGCCGTCGACTCCCGTCGGGGGCGCACCCCGTGTGGGCATCGGCACGGACGTGCACGCCTTCGGTGGCGACGGGCCGCTGTGGCTGGCCGGGCTGGAATGGCCGGGGGAGCGCGCGCTCTCCGGGCATTCGGACGGGGACGCGGTCGCCCACGCGATCGTCGACGCCCTGCTCGGCGCCGCCGGGCTCGGCGACATCGGCGAGCACTTCGGCACCGCTCACCCGGAGTATGCGGGGGCGCACGCCGATGTCTTCCTCTCCCGCACCGCGGAGCTCCTGGCGGAGGCGGGCTTCGCGATCGGCAACGTGTCGGTGCAGTTCCAGGGCAACCGCCCGCGCTTCAGCGGACGACGCGGGGAGGCCGAGGCTGCTCTGTCGGCGGCGCTCGGGGGCGCTCCGGTGGCCGTGACGGCCACGACGACCGACGGCCTCGGCTTCCCGGGACGGGGCGAGGGGATCGCGGTCACGGCCGTCGCGGTCGTCACCCCGCGACCGGAGCGGAGTCTCTCAGCGCCCGCCGAGTAG
- a CDS encoding CarD family transcriptional regulator: MLFEVGETVVYPHHGAATIIEVKERVIKGETKKYLKLNVTQGDLIIEVPAENVDLVGVRDVIGKEGLDHVFEVLRAPFTEEPTNWSRRYKANLEKLASGDVIKVSEVVRDLWRRDQDRGLSAGEKRMLAKARQILISELALAEKIDEDKAGALLDEVLAS, from the coding sequence ATGCTTTTTGAGGTTGGCGAGACCGTCGTCTATCCGCACCATGGCGCTGCGACCATCATCGAGGTCAAGGAACGCGTCATCAAGGGCGAGACGAAGAAATACCTGAAGCTCAACGTCACGCAGGGCGATCTCATCATCGAGGTCCCGGCCGAGAACGTCGACCTCGTCGGCGTCCGCGACGTGATCGGCAAGGAGGGCCTCGACCACGTGTTCGAGGTGCTGCGCGCGCCGTTCACCGAGGAGCCCACCAACTGGTCGCGCCGGTACAAGGCGAACCTGGAGAAGCTCGCGTCCGGCGATGTCATCAAGGTGAGCGAGGTCGTACGCGACCTCTGGCGCCGCGACCAGGACCGCGGCCTGTCCGCGGGTGAGAAGCGGATGCTGGCCAAGGCTCGGCAGATCCTCATCTCGGAGCTGGCCCTGGCCGAGAAGATCGACGAGGACAAGGCGGGCGCACTGCTCGACGAGGTCCTCGCGTCCTGA
- a CDS encoding response regulator transcription factor, with product MTRILLVEDEPDLADPLAYLLRREGYEVEIAEDGPGALTAFRERGADIVLLDLMLPGMPGTEVCRQIRSTSAVPIIMLTAKDSEVDIVVGLELGADDYITKPYSSRELLARMRAVLRRVVQAEAELDERVLEGGRVSLDIDRHTVAVAGEQINMPLKEFELLEVLMRNSGRVLTRGQLIDRVWGSDYFGDTKTLDVHIKRIRSRIEENPSEPVMLVTVRGLGYRFEG from the coding sequence ATGACCCGCATCCTTCTCGTCGAAGACGAGCCCGACCTCGCCGACCCGCTCGCCTACCTGCTGCGCCGCGAAGGCTACGAGGTGGAGATCGCCGAGGACGGCCCTGGTGCGCTGACGGCCTTCCGGGAGCGCGGTGCCGACATCGTGCTGCTCGACCTCATGCTGCCCGGCATGCCGGGGACCGAGGTGTGCCGTCAGATCCGGTCCACGTCGGCCGTGCCCATCATCATGCTGACGGCGAAGGACTCCGAGGTCGACATCGTCGTGGGGCTCGAGCTCGGCGCGGACGATTACATCACCAAGCCGTACTCGTCGCGGGAGCTGCTCGCCCGGATGCGGGCGGTGCTGCGGCGGGTGGTGCAGGCGGAGGCCGAGCTCGACGAGCGGGTGCTCGAGGGCGGGCGCGTCTCGCTCGACATCGATCGGCACACGGTGGCGGTGGCCGGCGAGCAGATCAACATGCCGCTGAAGGAGTTCGAGCTGCTGGAGGTGCTGATGCGCAACTCCGGCCGGGTGCTCACGCGCGGCCAGCTCATCGACCGGGTGTGGGGGAGTGACTACTTCGGCGACACCAAGACGCTCGACGTGCACATCAAGCGCATCCGCTCGCGGATCGAGGAGAACCCGAGCGAACCGGTGATGCTGGTGACCGTCCGCGGCCTGGGGTATCGCTTCGAGGGGTGA
- a CDS encoding sensor histidine kinase yields MTLPQLALSSLAIGLAIGVGLSLLVVWAYRARARAEEETSMAIPPGITDVLRSMDDAACVVDVSGLVLATSKAAARFGIEVGSTLENPELRQLVRGVRSTGETATESLRITRGGLSLDPRLVSARASAIGTRLVLLIIRDVTEQERLDQMRRDFVANTSHELKTPVGAVSLLAEAIESAADDPAQVRAFASRISAEAGRLGQLTGRIMSLSRLQAEDGLTEVAPVSIDEVIASSIEAHVVQADSAGVELARGGDRGVWVRGDAQILIEAVGNLIANAIVYSPRGSRVGVGVKADDDVVEIAVSDQGIGIAEADRERIFERFYRADEARSRRTGGTGLGLSIVKHATQRHGGEVRLWSRPGRGSTFTIRLPRIDAPANTGQGKKSKKKRARKAVPATGATRVRNGETA; encoded by the coding sequence ATGACCCTGCCGCAGCTCGCGCTGTCCTCCCTCGCCATCGGGTTGGCGATCGGGGTGGGCCTCTCGCTCCTCGTCGTCTGGGCGTATCGGGCGCGGGCGCGGGCGGAGGAGGAGACGTCGATGGCGATCCCGCCCGGGATCACCGACGTGCTGCGCAGCATGGACGACGCCGCGTGCGTGGTCGACGTCTCCGGCCTCGTGCTCGCCACGTCGAAAGCCGCCGCACGGTTCGGGATCGAGGTCGGATCGACTCTCGAGAACCCGGAGCTCCGGCAGCTCGTGCGGGGCGTCCGCTCGACGGGGGAGACGGCGACCGAGTCGCTGCGCATCACCCGCGGCGGTCTCAGCCTCGACCCCCGCCTCGTGTCGGCCAGGGCGAGCGCCATCGGCACGCGCCTCGTGCTCCTCATCATCCGCGACGTGACCGAGCAGGAGCGCCTCGACCAGATGCGCCGTGACTTCGTGGCCAACACGAGCCACGAGCTCAAGACGCCCGTCGGTGCCGTGAGCCTGCTCGCCGAGGCCATCGAGTCCGCCGCCGACGACCCCGCCCAGGTGCGGGCGTTCGCGTCGCGGATCTCGGCGGAGGCCGGCCGTCTCGGTCAGCTCACCGGACGCATCATGAGTCTGTCCCGGCTGCAGGCGGAGGACGGGCTGACCGAGGTCGCCCCGGTCTCGATCGACGAAGTCATCGCCTCTTCGATCGAAGCCCACGTCGTGCAGGCCGACTCCGCCGGTGTGGAGCTCGCCCGCGGTGGAGATCGCGGCGTCTGGGTCCGCGGCGACGCGCAGATCCTCATCGAGGCCGTCGGCAACCTCATCGCCAACGCCATCGTCTACTCGCCCCGCGGCTCCCGGGTGGGCGTCGGGGTGAAGGCCGACGACGACGTCGTGGAGATCGCCGTCTCCGACCAGGGCATCGGGATCGCGGAGGCCGACCGCGAGCGCATCTTCGAGCGGTTCTACCGCGCGGACGAGGCCCGCTCCCGGCGCACCGGCGGCACCGGCCTCGGGCTGTCCATCGTCAAGCACGCCACCCAGCGGCACGGAGGAGAGGTGCGGCTGTGGTCGCGCCCGGGCCGCGGGTCCACGTTCACCATCCGCCTGCCCCGGATCGACGCCCCCGCGAACACCGGGCAGGGCAAGAAGAGCAAGAAGAAGCGCGCGCGCAAGGCCGTCCCCGCCACCGGGGCGACGCGCGTCCGAAACGGAGAGACCGCATGA
- the phoU gene encoding phosphate signaling complex protein PhoU produces the protein MREVFHQSLEDLQSRLVEIAELVTVSIDKATRAFATSDVALAEEVIADDAKIDELAVALDEQAIEILARQQPVARDLRIVVTALRVSASLERMGDMSEHIAQLARLRFPERAIPKGLKGTFVKMGELDVEISRTLTELLRTQDLKFADAIRNADDDVDELHASVFEKVLSDNWKGEAVATVDATLASRYHERFADHAVAVAKKVVYLATGDWHVEEEDIALAVEQQEQLGHA, from the coding sequence ATGCGCGAAGTCTTCCACCAGTCCCTCGAGGACCTGCAGTCCCGCCTCGTCGAGATCGCCGAGCTCGTCACGGTCTCCATCGACAAGGCGACCCGCGCGTTCGCCACGAGCGACGTCGCGCTGGCCGAGGAGGTCATCGCCGACGACGCGAAGATCGACGAGCTCGCCGTCGCGCTGGACGAGCAGGCCATCGAGATCCTCGCCCGACAGCAGCCGGTCGCGCGCGACCTCCGGATCGTCGTCACGGCGCTCCGCGTCAGCGCGTCCCTGGAGCGGATGGGCGACATGTCCGAGCACATCGCCCAGCTCGCCCGCCTGCGCTTCCCGGAGCGCGCGATCCCGAAGGGCCTGAAGGGCACGTTCGTGAAGATGGGCGAGCTGGACGTGGAGATCTCCCGCACGCTCACGGAGCTGCTCCGAACCCAGGATCTGAAGTTCGCCGACGCGATCCGCAACGCCGATGACGACGTGGACGAACTGCACGCCAGCGTCTTCGAGAAGGTGCTGAGCGACAACTGGAAGGGCGAGGCCGTCGCCACGGTCGACGCGACACTCGCCAGCCGCTACCACGAGCGGTTCGCGGACCACGCGGTCGCCGTCGCCAAGAAGGTCGTCTACCTCGCGACGGGCGACTGGCACGTCGAGGAGGAGGACATCGCCCTCGCGGTGGAGCAGCAGGAGCAGCTCGGCCACGCCTGA
- a CDS encoding phosphoglyceromutase codes for MTAKRTLILLRHGQSEWNELNLFTGWVDVRLTAQGKNEARRGGELLAEFGILPDVLHTSLLSRAIQTADIALDAADRLWIPVKRSWRLNERHYGALQGKDKAQTLEEFGPEQFQLWRRSFDVPPPPLDDASEFSQVGDARYEGIDGEVPRTESLKLVIDRLLPYWDAEIVPDLEAGKTVLVTAHGNSLRGLVKHLEGISDDDIAGLNIPTGIPLVYELDENNAPTGPGRYLDPEAAAAGAAAVAAQGKK; via the coding sequence ATGACTGCGAAGCGCACCCTGATCCTGCTCCGCCACGGCCAGAGCGAGTGGAACGAACTGAACCTCTTCACCGGCTGGGTGGATGTCCGCCTGACCGCGCAGGGCAAGAACGAGGCCCGTCGCGGCGGTGAGCTGCTCGCCGAGTTCGGCATCCTGCCCGACGTGCTGCACACGTCCCTGCTGAGCCGGGCGATCCAGACCGCCGACATCGCGCTGGATGCCGCCGACCGGCTGTGGATCCCGGTGAAGCGCTCCTGGCGGCTCAATGAGCGCCACTACGGGGCGCTGCAGGGCAAGGACAAGGCGCAGACGCTCGAGGAGTTCGGTCCGGAGCAGTTCCAGCTGTGGCGCCGCTCGTTCGACGTGCCGCCGCCCCCGCTGGACGACGCGAGCGAGTTCAGCCAGGTGGGCGACGCCCGCTACGAGGGCATCGACGGCGAGGTGCCGCGCACGGAGTCGCTCAAGCTCGTCATCGACCGCCTCCTGCCGTACTGGGACGCGGAGATCGTCCCCGACCTGGAAGCCGGTAAGACCGTCCTCGTGACCGCGCACGGCAACTCGCTGCGCGGCCTCGTCAAGCACCTCGAGGGCATCAGCGACGACGACATCGCCGGCCTGAACATCCCGACCGGCATTCCGCTGGTGTACGAGCTCGACGAGAACAACGCGCCGACCGGTCCCGGCCGGTACCTCGACCCGGAGGCCGCCGCCGCCGGTGCCGCGGCCGTGGCCGCCCAGGGCAAGAAGTAA